In the Burkholderia glumae LMG 2196 = ATCC 33617 genome, one interval contains:
- a CDS encoding glycoside hydrolase family 28 protein, which translates to MTRRHFIGFSGALMGSALLGGCGGGDDAPASTTGAATPSAPATPADPIWGANGAATNIIASLNGITQSAFRAVDYPVEAYGAQPCPVVAQTSPYTDLTKSPVSPGAGATPGAGAFDSRPAFLAAIAACSAAGGGRVVVPAGSWYCAGPIVLQSNVNFHLSANCTIFFSPNPADYAKDGPVNCGANGNLYYSRWQANDCLNFGAPVYARNANNIALTGEGPTSTLNGQAMTPFAGSGNTATCWWTYKGSSGAYGCAGSSTPSQAYTNPNNVDLKTVAPGISSALYTLLTNPTTPWQQDQNYLPALSEAGVPVAQRIFGLGHFLRPCMVEFIGCTNVLMENYHTQNTPFWQHHPTDCTNVVIRGVMADSIGPNNDGFDPDACNNVLCDGMVFNTGDDCIAIKSGKDLDTEYGAAQNHVVQNCTMNSGHGGITLGSEMGGGIENVYARNLTMLNQFWATNSLNIAIRIKTNMNRGGFVRNFYVNGVTLPNGVSLTGGGYGSKLLTGSPINATVPLGVASATAGNPSASQGGLITFDCDYQPAGDAIRTRPALVQNVNITNVTASNVTLGSATGSCFQAIVAQGPVAFDYNGAAPTPAIPAITGVTISNCDFGTPVAAGPASTTTPGPIYAWNVNGITLQNVKIAGQLYNTTITDAR; encoded by the coding sequence ATGACTCGGCGGCATTTCATCGGCTTCAGCGGCGCGCTGATGGGCAGCGCGCTGCTGGGCGGCTGCGGCGGCGGCGACGACGCGCCGGCCTCGACCACCGGCGCCGCCACGCCAAGCGCGCCGGCCACGCCGGCCGATCCGATCTGGGGGGCGAACGGCGCGGCCACCAACATCATCGCCTCGCTGAACGGCATCACGCAGTCGGCGTTTCGCGCCGTCGACTACCCGGTGGAAGCGTATGGCGCGCAGCCGTGCCCGGTGGTCGCGCAGACCAGCCCCTACACCGACCTCACCAAGTCGCCGGTGAGCCCGGGGGCGGGCGCCACGCCGGGCGCCGGCGCATTCGACTCGCGGCCGGCCTTCCTCGCCGCGATCGCCGCCTGCTCGGCGGCGGGCGGCGGGCGCGTGGTGGTGCCGGCGGGCAGCTGGTATTGCGCCGGGCCGATCGTGCTGCAAAGCAACGTCAACTTCCACCTGAGCGCCAACTGCACGATCTTCTTCAGCCCCAACCCGGCCGATTACGCCAAGGACGGCCCGGTCAACTGCGGCGCGAACGGCAACCTCTACTACAGCCGCTGGCAGGCCAACGACTGCCTGAACTTCGGCGCGCCCGTGTACGCGCGCAACGCCAACAACATCGCGCTGACCGGCGAAGGCCCGACCTCCACGCTCAACGGCCAGGCGATGACGCCGTTCGCCGGCTCGGGCAACACGGCCACCTGCTGGTGGACCTACAAGGGCAGCTCCGGCGCCTATGGCTGCGCCGGTTCGAGCACGCCCTCGCAGGCCTACACGAACCCGAACAACGTCGACCTGAAGACTGTCGCGCCCGGCATCTCCAGCGCGCTCTACACGCTGCTGACCAACCCCACCACGCCGTGGCAGCAGGACCAGAACTACCTGCCCGCGCTGTCGGAGGCGGGCGTGCCGGTGGCCCAGCGGATCTTCGGTCTCGGCCACTTCCTGCGGCCGTGCATGGTGGAGTTCATCGGCTGCACCAACGTGCTGATGGAGAACTACCACACCCAGAACACGCCGTTCTGGCAGCACCACCCCACCGACTGCACCAACGTCGTGATCCGCGGCGTGATGGCCGACAGCATCGGGCCGAACAACGACGGCTTCGATCCCGACGCCTGCAACAACGTGCTGTGCGACGGCATGGTGTTCAATACCGGCGACGACTGCATCGCCATCAAGTCGGGCAAGGATCTCGACACCGAATACGGCGCGGCGCAGAACCATGTCGTGCAGAACTGCACGATGAACAGCGGGCACGGCGGCATCACGCTGGGCAGCGAGATGGGCGGCGGCATCGAGAACGTCTACGCGCGCAACCTGACGATGCTGAACCAGTTCTGGGCCACCAACTCCCTGAACATCGCGATCCGCATCAAGACCAACATGAACCGCGGCGGCTTCGTGCGCAACTTCTACGTCAACGGCGTCACGCTGCCGAACGGCGTGAGCCTGACGGGAGGCGGCTACGGCAGCAAGCTGCTCACCGGCAGCCCGATCAACGCCACCGTGCCGCTCGGCGTGGCCAGCGCGACGGCCGGCAACCCGTCGGCCTCGCAGGGCGGCCTGATCACGTTCGACTGCGACTACCAGCCGGCCGGCGACGCGATCCGCACGCGGCCGGCGCTGGTGCAGAACGTCAACATCACCAACGTGACGGCCAGCAACGTCACGCTCGGCAGCGCGACCGGCTCGTGCTTCCAGGCGATCGTCGCGCAGGGCCCGGTGGCGTTCGACTACAACGGCGCGGCGCCGACGCCGGCGATTCCCGCCATCACGGGGGTGACGATCTCGAACTGCGATTTCGGCACGCCGGTCGCGGCCGGCCCGGCCAGCACCACCACGCCCGGACCGATCTACGCCTGGAACGTCAACGGCATCACGCTGCAGAACGTCAAGATCGCCGGGCAGCTCTACAACACCACGATCACCGACGCACGCTGA